One part of the Candida albicans SC5314 chromosome R, complete sequence genome encodes these proteins:
- the GCN5 gene encoding histone acetyltransferase (Histone acetyltransferase; required for hyphen elongation and cell wall organization; mutation confers hypersensitivity to 5-fluorouracil (5-FU)), with product MVDRKRTAAIRAEDDDEENDNVPLQKKVKIEAKQKEEEEDGDKSGATETKSEVKQESKEETTQKENNEEDEEEEEEEDDEEAEEEKKRITNFNFDGEIYTFKERPSVIEEKEGKIEFRVVNNDNSRENLIVLTGLKNIFQKQLPKMPREYISRLVYDRSHLSMAVVRKPLTVVGGITYRPFNNRGFAEIVFCAISSTEQVRGYGAHLMNHLKDYVRATSPIKYFLTYADNYAIGYFKKQGFTKEISLDKSVWMGYIKDYEGGTLMQCSMLPSILRYLDSGKILLLQKAAIERKIRSRSKSKIVRPGLQVFKTNKNVTLDPKDIPGLAEAGWSEEMDKLAQKPKRGPHYNFMVTLFSEIQNHPSAWPFAVAVNKEEVPDYYRVIEHPIDLATIEQKLENNLYLKFTDFVDDLKLMFNNCRAYNSETTTYYKNANKLEKFMNNKLKDCSFV from the coding sequence ATGGTTGACAGAAAAAGAACTGCAGCAATACGTGCCgaggatgatgatgaagaaaatgacAATGTTCCTTTACagaaaaaagtgaaaataGAAGCAAAGcagaaagaagaagaggaagatgGTGATAAGTCAGGAGCCACGGAAACCAAATCTGAGGTGAAAcaagaatcaaaagaagaaactactcaaaaggaaaataatgaagagGACgaggaagaggaagaagaggaagatgACGAAGAAGCCgaagaagagaagaaaagaataaccaatttcaattttgatgGCGAAATTTACACATTCAAGGAAAGACCTTCGgtaattgaagaaaaagaaggcAAAATAGAGTTTCGTGTGGTGAATAATGACAATAGTCGAGAAAACTTGATTGTGCTAACCGGGTTAAAGAATATTTTCCAAAAGCAACTACCCAAGATGCCTCGTGAATATATCTCGCGTTTGGTGTATGATCGATCACATTTGTCAATGGCAGTTGTGAGAAAGCCATTAACTGTGGTAGGTGGGATCACATACCGTCCATTTAACAACCGTGGATTTGCCGAAATTGTGTTTTGTGCTATCTCGTCAACTGAACAAGTGCGTGGGTATGGTGCACATTTGATGAATCATTTGAAAGACTATGTGAGGGCAACATCTccaatcaaatatttcttgACGTATGCAGATAACTATGCTATTGGGTATTTCAAAAAGCAGGGTTTCACGAAGGAAATATCATTAGATAAATCGGTGTGGATGGGGTACATCAAGGATTACGAAGGTGGTACATTGATGCAGTGCTCGATGTTACCGTCAATATTAAGGTACCTTGATCTGGGTAAAATATTACTTTTGCAAAAAGCTGctattgaaagaaaaatacgGTCTAGatctaaatcaaaaatagtGAGACCGGGTTTGCAAGTTTTTAAAACCAATAAGAATGTGACATTAGACCCCAAAGATATCCCTGGATTAGCAGAGGCAGGGTGGCTGGAAGAAATGGATAAATTAGCACAAAAACCGAAAAGAGGACCACATTATAACTTTATGGTTACGCTATTCAGTGAAATTCAGAACCACCCTTCTGCTTGGCCATTTGCAGTGGCAGtcaacaaagaagaagtacCAGATTATTATCGAGTTATTGAACatccaattgatttggCAACAATAGaacaaaaattggaaaacaaCTTGTATTTAAAATTTACTGATTTTGTGGATGATCTAAAACTAATGTTCAACAATTGTCGAGCTTATAATTCGGAAACCACAACATATTATAAAAACGCAAATAAACTAGAAAAGTttatgaataataaattgaaagacTGTAGTTTTGTATAG
- the NMD3 gene encoding ribosome-binding protein (Putative nonsense-mediated mRNA decay protein; repressed in core stress response; repressed by prostaglandins), with amino-acid sequence MSNYTQMDPANQPGGAQVATVLCCNCGVPMDGSSGLVMCYDCIKLNVDITEGIPREANVSFCRNCERFLQPPGQWIRAELESRELLALCLRRLKGLNKVRLVDASFIWTEPHSRRIRIKITVQGEAMANTIVQQTFEVEYVVIAMQCPDCAKSYTTNTWRATVQIRQKVPHKRTFLYLEQLILKHNAHVDTVSIQETKDGLDFFYAQKNHAAKMVDFLQAVAPIKVKKSEELVSMDIHSGSSSYKFSYSVEIAPICRDDLVVLPKKLAHSMGNISRLVLCNKITNAIQFMDPNTLQTADLSAPVFWRSPFPSLLDATQMVEFIVLDIEPTGDIRGKYVLADIEVSRASDLGSNDQTFYVRTHLGGILHPGDSCLGYYLTNTNINSELWDTLDTDNTPEVVIVKKHYARKSKKSKNRKWKLKRMAREHNDIVANDDSRQARQEQERAERDYELFLQELEEDDELRQTINLYKAGENQPQVSRNHDDMNDEDEDDDEDAPEIGIDELLDELDDMTLDDTPMN; translated from the coding sequence ATGTCAAATTATACTCAAATGGACCCCGCTAACCAGCCTGGTGGTGCTCAAGTGGCAACAGTATTATGTTGTAATTGTGGTGTTCCAATGGATGGATCCCTGGGATTAGTAATGTGTTATGACTgtattaaattaaatgttGATATAACAGAAGGTATCCCTAGAGAGGCAAATGTGTCATTCTGTAGAAATTGTGAAAGATTTTTACAACCACCTGGACAATGGATAAGAGCAGAATTAGAATCCCGTGAGTTGCTAGCCTTGTGTCTTAGACGTTTGAAAGGTTTAAACAAAGTGAGGTTAGTTGACGCCAGTTTCATCTGGACCGAACCTCATTCCAGAAGAATCAGAATTAAGATCACTGTTCAAGGTGAAGCCATGGCAAATACCATTGTTCAACAAACATTCGAAGTCGAATACGTTGTGATTGCCATGCAATGTCCAGATTGTGCCAAATCTTATACCACCAACACCTGGAGAGCTACCGTTCAAATAAGACAAAAAGTCCCACATAAGAGAACCTTTTTGTATTTggaacaattgattttgaagcATAATGCCCACGTTGATACTGtttcaattcaagaaaCCAAAGATGGGTTAGATTTCTTTTATGCACAAAAAAACCATGCCGCTAAGATGGTTGACTTTTTGCAAGCTGTCGCTCCTATCAAAGTTAAGAAATCTGAAGAATTGGTGAGTATGGATATACATTCGGGATCTTCAAGTTATAAATTCTCCTATTCGGTAGAAATTGCTCCAATTTGTCGTGACGATTTGGTTGTTTTGCCTAAAAAATTGGCCCACTCCATGGGTAACATTTCACGTTTGGTTTTATGTAACAAGATCACCAATGCTATTCAGTTTATGGATCCTAATACTTTGCAGACAGCCGATTTATCAGCTCCAGTGTTTTGGAGATCTCCTTTCCCATCGTTATTGGATGCTACACAAATGGTCGAGTTTATTGTATTAGATATTGAACCAACAGGTGACATTAGAGGTAAATATGTGTTGGCAGATATTGAAGTGAGCCGTGCTAGTGATTTGGGGTCTAATGATCAAACTTTCTATGTCCGAACTCATCTCGGTGGTATTTTACATCCAGGTGATTCTTGTTTGGGTTACTATTTgacaaatacaaatataaattctGAATTGTGGGATACTTTGGATACTGATAATACTCCTGAAGTTGTGATAGTGAAGAAACATTATGCAAGAAAATCTAAGAAATCTAAGAACAGAAAATGGAAGTTGAAGAGAATGGCAAGAGAACACAACGATATCGTTGCCAATGATGATAGTAGACAAGCAAGACAAGAACAAGAGAGAGCCGAAAGAGATTACGAGTTGTTCTTGCaagaattagaagaagatgatgaattaaGACAAACAATCAACTTGTATAAGGCAGGTGAAAATCAACCACAAGTGTCCAGAAACCATGACGACATGAATGACGAAGATGAGGATGATGACGAAGATGCTCCTGAGATTGGTATTGATGAGTTATTGGATGAATTGGATGATATGACGTTGGATGATACTCCAATGAATTAG